The following proteins come from a genomic window of Nostoc sp. TCL26-01:
- the purN gene encoding phosphoribosylglycinamide formyltransferase, translating into MTLCPDSTLSLVSPSMNTHQFYDGKPWKLGILASGSGSNFEAVAQAIADKQLNAQIQVLIYNNPTAKVATKAANRGIDAVLLNHREYNNRQAFDRKIVQTLQAYDVDLVVLAGWMRVVTSVFIAAFPNRILNIHPSLLPSFKGLHAVEQALQAGVKITGCTVHLVCLEVDSGLILMQAAVPILPDDTAETLHARIQVQEHRILPQAIALATQASLTTV; encoded by the coding sequence ATGACTCTTTGCCCTGATTCTACCTTGAGCCTTGTTTCTCCTAGCATGAATACTCATCAATTTTATGATGGCAAACCTTGGAAATTGGGGATATTGGCTTCTGGTAGTGGTAGCAATTTTGAGGCAGTTGCTCAAGCGATCGCCGACAAGCAACTTAATGCCCAAATACAAGTTTTAATTTATAATAATCCTACAGCAAAAGTAGCCACAAAAGCAGCTAATAGAGGTATTGATGCAGTTTTGTTGAATCACCGAGAATACAACAATCGCCAAGCTTTCGACAGAAAGATTGTGCAAACTCTGCAAGCATATGATGTCGATCTGGTAGTTTTAGCTGGTTGGATGCGGGTAGTCACATCAGTATTTATCGCAGCTTTTCCCAATAGAATTCTCAATATCCATCCCAGTTTATTACCCAGCTTCAAAGGTCTTCATGCTGTCGAACAAGCTTTACAAGCTGGGGTAAAAATTACTGGCTGTACAGTGCATCTAGTATGTTTAGAAGTAGATAGCGGTTTGATATTAATGCAAGCGGCTGTACCTATCTTGCCAGATGATACAGCAGAAACACTCCACGCCAGAATTCAAGTTCAGGAACACCGTATCTTACCACAGGCGATCGCCTTGGCAACTCAGGCTAGTTTAACGACAGTTTAG
- a CDS encoding ABC transporter permease, with the protein MAKTFVIAKNVFQEVVRDRILYIIGLYALILAIAIRALPEFAASTDDKMFLDFGLAAMNVIGLIIAVFIGTGLVNKEIEKRTILLLIAKPLSRGELIAGKFFGLSAVLTVLIASMTAIYLVFLQFGNISHPTTSILIAAIFLCLQLSLMTAVAITFGVFTSSLLAVALTFAVYLMGNITQNLVAFSRLSRNPVIEQAIQSLYLILPDLSRLDLKNDAVYGLQALPDTATLIGHAGYGIVYSTMLLAIAIFIFSRKEF; encoded by the coding sequence ATGGCTAAAACCTTTGTAATTGCGAAGAATGTATTCCAAGAAGTTGTGCGCGATCGCATTTTATATATTATCGGTCTTTATGCTCTGATTTTGGCGATCGCTATTCGGGCTTTACCGGAGTTTGCTGCTAGTACCGACGACAAAATGTTTCTAGATTTTGGACTGGCGGCGATGAACGTTATCGGTTTGATTATCGCTGTGTTTATTGGTACGGGACTAGTTAATAAAGAGATTGAGAAACGAACTATTTTGTTATTAATTGCTAAACCTCTCAGTCGTGGAGAATTGATTGCGGGTAAATTTTTTGGTTTATCGGCTGTGTTGACTGTTTTGATTGCTAGTATGACGGCAATTTATTTAGTCTTTTTGCAGTTTGGCAATATTTCCCATCCGACAACAAGTATTTTAATTGCGGCTATTTTTTTGTGCTTGCAATTATCTTTAATGACTGCTGTTGCCATTACATTCGGAGTATTTACTAGCTCTTTGTTAGCAGTTGCTCTCACATTTGCTGTGTATTTGATGGGGAATATTACACAAAATTTAGTCGCTTTCAGCCGACTTAGCCGCAATCCAGTAATAGAACAGGCTATCCAAAGTTTATACTTAATACTGCCTGATTTATCTCGGTTAGATTTAAAAAATGATGCTGTTTATGGTCTGCAAGCATTACCAGATACAGCCACATTAATTGGTCATGCGGGCTATGGCATAGTTTACAGTACCATGTTGTTAGCGATCGCTATTTTTATTTTCTCTCGAAAAGAATTTTAG
- the fraC gene encoding filament integrity protein FraC, whose translation MFEDITLPSILPVGAFLFNLLFLLIAIPIEAYVYHLRLKFDKKTSTFYAIAVNIFSGVLGWVIFFFIEPVLPVELKADLIGYVFFNIFKSPNAQGMIILTTFSIFFATFLMKFFLLRIFVFSLSDDLKIGKDKQEIQVLQRQKWRILSRARFQGTNLVTTTLIANSLSYTGITLILLLRNR comes from the coding sequence ATGTTTGAAGACATTACGCTGCCGAGTATTTTGCCTGTGGGTGCATTTTTGTTTAATTTATTATTTTTACTGATTGCTATCCCGATAGAAGCTTATGTCTATCATCTGCGCTTGAAGTTTGATAAAAAAACTAGTACTTTTTATGCGATCGCTGTCAATATATTTTCTGGGGTGCTTGGTTGGGTTATCTTCTTTTTTATAGAGCCTGTACTGCCAGTAGAATTAAAAGCAGACTTAATTGGCTATGTATTTTTTAATATTTTTAAATCACCTAATGCTCAAGGAATGATAATTTTAACTACTTTTAGTATTTTCTTTGCCACTTTTTTGATGAAGTTTTTCCTGCTCAGAATATTTGTATTTTCCTTAAGTGATGATTTAAAAATAGGTAAGGATAAGCAAGAAATACAAGTACTTCAGCGTCAAAAATGGCGCATTTTGAGTAGAGCTAGATTTCAAGGTACAAATTTAGTTACGACTACACTGATTGCTAATTCATTAAGTTACACTGGCATTACTCTTATTTTACTACTGCGTAATAGATAA
- the fraD gene encoding septal junction protein FraD, with amino-acid sequence MSFLIKDFFGVFKIVEDVYERVKKILVPPKAFSWQTLVYLSVFSWGLSYFALGYVRDFIALCGWLFLIAGTAWYTTDDPLRIPGTFMPVGAVLTGFLVSVFAFGNQQDIITPRTIVLWPTISALITALPEFIEGTDTDSTAKIPKPEARQKIIILVASSMMLSCWLQFYFVMDKWLQEYPSLLADNFSRSTFVINRDIPEKMPQNGVLVLNRLQPLVEEQIAEKPWSVAERWLIEANVNVRQLGQQVIEKNLGQYEEKELWRVEPRAVNIPSGYRLDLLNIWEGPTSNPRGYYLRKSCQITQVPVSTRTTNTSRRLAEDKNTVAEIQCDRTNKMFVGSPPPQQ; translated from the coding sequence ATGAGTTTTTTAATCAAGGATTTTTTTGGGGTATTCAAAATTGTTGAAGATGTTTATGAAAGAGTTAAAAAAATCTTAGTTCCACCCAAGGCTTTTTCTTGGCAGACGTTAGTTTATTTGAGTGTCTTTTCTTGGGGATTATCTTATTTTGCTTTGGGGTATGTTCGGGATTTTATCGCTCTGTGTGGATGGCTATTTTTAATTGCGGGTACAGCTTGGTATACCACTGATGATCCTTTGAGGATTCCAGGTACTTTTATGCCGGTGGGAGCTGTTCTGACAGGATTTCTAGTCAGTGTTTTTGCTTTTGGTAATCAGCAAGATATAATTACACCGAGAACAATTGTTCTGTGGCCGACAATATCAGCATTAATTACAGCACTTCCAGAATTTATTGAAGGCACAGATACAGATTCTACAGCCAAGATTCCCAAACCAGAAGCTCGGCAAAAAATTATCATTTTAGTCGCTAGTTCTATGATGTTAAGTTGCTGGTTGCAGTTTTATTTTGTTATGGATAAATGGTTGCAAGAATACCCTAGTTTATTGGCAGACAACTTTAGTCGTAGTACTTTTGTGATTAATCGAGATATACCAGAAAAGATGCCGCAAAATGGTGTTCTTGTCCTCAATAGGTTACAACCATTAGTTGAAGAACAGATTGCAGAAAAACCTTGGTCAGTAGCTGAGAGATGGTTGATTGAAGCAAATGTCAACGTACGTCAATTAGGTCAACAGGTAATAGAGAAAAATTTGGGTCAATATGAAGAAAAAGAACTGTGGCGTGTAGAACCACGTGCAGTTAATATTCCATCTGGTTACAGGTTAGATTTGCTGAATATTTGGGAAGGCCCAACTTCTAATCCCCGTGGTTATTATCTGAGAAAATCCTGCCAGATAACCCAAGTCCCAGTATCTACGAGAACGACTAATACAAGCCGTAGATTAGCGGAAGATAAAAACACAGTAGCAGAGATACAATGCGATCGCACTAATAAAATGTTCGTCGGTTCACCACCACCACAGCAGTGA
- a CDS encoding RimK family alpha-L-glutamate ligase yields the protein MIYVIGIDSDRTFRHFVRETTKRSIAVQAINLRDVILTGDWRLALPDDGLSWLSVGDKKYQLDPHAAYYCRIIDLSTVQSDMALAMRWRSLLAALCSWLEHIPGVVINRPGGRADNFSKPLHEYSLQSWGFNVPASLTSSDGELLAAFASVGKTVVKPASGIRADSRLVTAEEFVDFHPSQGPVHLQRYVSGADVRAHVVGDQVHAEIINCPQVDYRRSYEEAKYSPWQLPESLSQQIIAATAAFGLQFAGWDFKVTEDHQYWCLEANPMPGYDGYDIRDQGRITDSLLALLTQQNPSVKQFYHGGILSAEIITTEQCAEVYSTIQDLKEHWLSRGQEPSAFFTLGTAAYLDFLNISNFSGDYYPRAKQYNSLLQQHFAWLYELVRNSLEKQLQAPVSYHDDFALPGFHIWQTPAIFTKSTASVHFDLQYQNLNWQNKDTIDFRQTISFTLPIKLPHLGGGLNVWDLTYEELTNSRDPHDLGDIEVMQRLRNKTFHPYTVGNIVLHGGHSLHQIGAIAKVYPDDERITLQGHGVYHNGRWLLYW from the coding sequence ATGATTTACGTCATTGGTATTGACTCAGACCGCACTTTTCGTCATTTCGTTCGTGAAACAACCAAGCGCAGTATCGCAGTTCAAGCAATTAACCTCCGTGATGTCATTCTCACTGGAGATTGGCGACTGGCGCTACCTGATGATGGGTTGAGTTGGTTGAGTGTGGGGGATAAAAAATATCAATTAGATCCCCACGCCGCTTATTATTGCCGAATTATTGATCTCTCTACCGTCCAATCAGACATGGCTTTAGCAATGCGTTGGCGGAGTTTATTAGCTGCACTTTGTTCTTGGTTAGAACATATTCCCGGAGTCGTGATTAATCGTCCTGGTGGGCGTGCTGATAATTTTTCTAAACCATTACATGAATATTCTTTGCAATCTTGGGGCTTTAATGTTCCCGCTAGTCTGACTAGTTCTGATGGGGAACTTTTAGCCGCTTTTGCTAGTGTTGGTAAAACTGTCGTTAAACCAGCATCGGGTATTCGGGCTGATAGTCGCCTAGTTACAGCCGAAGAATTTGTAGATTTTCACCCATCCCAAGGGCCAGTACATCTACAAAGATATGTTTCTGGGGCTGATGTCCGCGCTCATGTTGTGGGTGATCAAGTTCATGCGGAAATTATTAATTGTCCTCAAGTAGATTATCGCCGTTCTTATGAAGAAGCAAAATATTCTCCTTGGCAATTACCAGAGTCTTTATCTCAACAAATTATTGCGGCTACGGCTGCTTTTGGTTTACAGTTTGCTGGCTGGGATTTTAAGGTGACAGAAGACCATCAATACTGGTGTTTAGAAGCAAATCCTATGCCAGGATATGATGGTTATGATATTCGAGATCAGGGACGAATTACTGATTCGTTGTTAGCCTTGCTCACTCAACAAAATCCATCTGTAAAACAATTTTATCATGGTGGCATACTGTCAGCAGAAATCATCACCACAGAACAATGTGCTGAAGTTTATTCTACAATTCAAGACTTAAAAGAACATTGGCTTTCTAGAGGACAAGAGCCATCGGCTTTTTTCACATTGGGAACAGCAGCATATTTAGACTTTTTAAATATATCTAACTTTTCTGGTGATTATTACCCAAGAGCAAAACAATACAATTCTTTGTTGCAACAACATTTTGCTTGGCTGTATGAATTAGTCAGAAATTCTTTAGAAAAACAACTACAAGCCCCAGTTAGTTATCATGATGACTTTGCCTTACCAGGATTTCATATTTGGCAAACACCAGCTATTTTTACTAAGTCTACAGCATCAGTTCACTTTGATTTACAGTACCAAAATCTGAATTGGCAAAATAAAGACACAATAGATTTCCGTCAGACAATTTCTTTTACTTTACCCATTAAATTACCTCATTTGGGTGGGGGACTGAATGTTTGGGATTTAACTTATGAGGAATTGACCAACAGTCGTGATCCCCATGATTTAGGTGATATTGAGGTGATGCAGCGCTTGAGAAACAAGACTTTTCATCCCTATACTGTGGGAAATATTGTCCTGCATGGTGGACACTCACTACATCAAATTGGGGCGATCGCTAAAGTTTATCCAGATGATGAGAGAATTACCTTACAAGGTCATGGGGTATACCACAACGGTAGATGGTTACTTTATTGGTAA
- a CDS encoding carbohydrate ABC transporter permease, whose translation MPKAYPKSWLDNDTFAAWTFLAPAVILLGVFVLWPIAYLCYLGFTAGSFTSTGIYWVGLKNYWRLLLNPDFWQVISNTVYFTLASLIPSLVIPLGLAVLLNLSLALRGVLRSAYFLPSIISLVAAGLGFRWLFQTSGPVNAFLNILGIPEISWLGDTFWAMPVIIILSIWKQLGFNMVVFLAGLQAIPPSRYEAAELDGANAWQQFWHITLPGLRPTIIFATITTAIFTLRSFEQVYVMTGGGPLNTTNLLVYYIYQEAFGQFDFGYAAAAATVLLAFTLVLVYWQLRTWGEESQ comes from the coding sequence ATGCCAAAAGCATACCCTAAATCATGGTTAGACAATGATACATTTGCTGCTTGGACTTTTCTTGCACCTGCTGTAATTTTGCTAGGTGTGTTTGTTTTATGGCCTATTGCCTATTTGTGTTACCTCGGCTTTACTGCTGGTAGCTTCACTTCCACAGGTATTTATTGGGTAGGGTTAAAAAATTACTGGCGATTGTTACTAAACCCTGATTTTTGGCAAGTTATTAGTAACACTGTTTATTTTACTCTTGCTTCCTTAATACCTAGTTTAGTTATTCCTCTGGGACTAGCAGTATTACTCAATCTTTCTCTAGCATTGCGGGGAGTATTACGGAGTGCCTATTTTCTGCCATCAATTATTTCTTTGGTAGCGGCTGGGTTAGGATTTCGCTGGTTATTTCAAACTTCCGGGCCTGTTAACGCTTTTTTAAATATATTGGGTATCCCAGAGATTTCTTGGCTAGGAGATACATTTTGGGCAATGCCTGTAATTATTATTTTAAGTATTTGGAAACAATTAGGTTTTAATATGGTGGTGTTCTTAGCAGGGTTGCAAGCTATCCCACCCAGTCGCTATGAAGCAGCCGAATTAGACGGTGCTAATGCTTGGCAACAATTTTGGCATATTACTTTACCAGGATTACGACCAACTATTATATTTGCCACCATTACCACTGCTATTTTTACATTGCGGAGTTTTGAGCAAGTTTATGTCATGACTGGTGGTGGCCCTCTCAATACAACTAACTTACTTGTTTACTACATCTATCAAGAAGCTTTTGGTCAATTTGATTTTGGTTATGCTGCCGCCGCCGCTACAGTATTATTAGCTTTTACTTTGGTATTAGTTTATTGGCAATTACGCACTTGGGGAGAAGAGTCGCAATAG
- a CDS encoding pentapeptide repeat-containing protein codes for MRNFAEPQELILSQIKDKFCQRRDFSGCDLSGMNLVGADLSFANLCGCNLSGANLSAANLMQSNLREANLCEANLSAANLMNADLTDANLCRANLWRSQCHKINLWGASLCEANLHEADLSQATLIEASLIEANLCKANLTDAKLSGAILLEANLTAVNLTNANLTWTNLTKANLSDAKLQDTKIAYAKLRDTIMPDGKISYPQIVIFE; via the coding sequence ATGAGAAATTTTGCTGAACCGCAAGAATTAATACTGAGTCAAATCAAAGATAAATTTTGTCAGCGTCGAGATTTCAGTGGCTGTGATTTAAGTGGGATGAATTTAGTGGGTGCAGATTTAAGCTTTGCTAATCTATGTGGTTGTAATCTCAGTGGTGCAAACCTCTCTGCGGCAAATTTAATGCAATCTAATTTACGGGAAGCTAATTTATGTGAGGCTAATTTATCGGCCGCTAATCTGATGAATGCGGATTTAACTGATGCAAATTTGTGTAGGGCTAATTTGTGGCGATCGCAATGTCATAAAATTAATCTCTGGGGTGCTTCTTTATGCGAGGCTAATTTGCATGAAGCCGACCTCAGTCAAGCGACATTAATAGAAGCATCTCTAATAGAAGCTAATTTATGCAAAGCAAATTTGACTGATGCCAAGTTATCTGGAGCTATATTACTAGAAGCTAACTTAACAGCCGTCAATTTAACTAATGCGAACCTGACCTGGACAAACTTAACTAAAGCTAATTTAAGTGACGCTAAACTGCAAGATACCAAAATTGCCTATGCTAAGTTGCGAGATACGATTATGCCTGATGGTAAAATCAGTTACCCGCAAATAGTCATTTTTGAGTGA
- a CDS encoding PIN/TRAM domain-containing protein translates to MLDAIIILSFILAAAGIGFYTTELLPNGTLDRVTNLEALRLTFAVFAAIIGGAIGLSFQTTYRRLETQVREMPLEVILTRAIGLVIGLLVANLMLAPLFLLPIPADFSFIKPLVAVVGSIILAVTGMNLADTHGRGLLRFINPNTVESMVVEGTLKPANTKVLDTSCIIDGRIETLLETGFLEGQIIVPQFVLQELQQVADASKDQKRVRGRRGLEILNRVRENYPDRILINASDYEDIATVDAKLVRFAQEINGTLLTNDYNLSKVASVQKVPVLNVNDLVNAVRPTYLPGDYLDLKILKEGKEPSQGIGYLDDGTMVVVEEGSSYVGGELRVVVTSALQTSAGRMIFAKPQASALA, encoded by the coding sequence ATGCTTGATGCCATTATTATTCTTTCATTCATCCTGGCAGCAGCAGGAATCGGGTTCTACACCACCGAACTACTACCCAATGGTACGCTAGACAGGGTGACGAATCTGGAAGCTCTACGCTTAACTTTTGCTGTCTTTGCTGCCATTATTGGTGGGGCGATCGGATTGAGTTTTCAAACTACATATCGGCGTTTAGAAACCCAAGTCCGAGAAATGCCCCTAGAGGTGATTTTAACCCGTGCCATTGGCTTAGTGATTGGCCTATTAGTAGCCAACCTCATGCTAGCACCGCTATTTTTGTTACCAATCCCGGCAGATTTTAGTTTTATTAAACCACTGGTAGCCGTAGTTGGTAGTATTATTCTTGCCGTTACAGGTATGAATTTAGCTGACACTCACGGACGTGGTTTATTAAGATTTATTAATCCCAACACTGTGGAATCAATGGTAGTGGAAGGGACATTGAAACCAGCCAATACCAAAGTTTTGGACACTAGTTGTATTATCGATGGGCGCATTGAAACGCTGCTAGAAACTGGATTTTTGGAAGGACAAATCATCGTCCCCCAGTTTGTCTTGCAGGAACTGCAACAGGTAGCTGACGCTAGCAAAGACCAAAAACGAGTGCGGGGAAGACGAGGATTAGAAATTCTCAACCGAGTCAGAGAAAATTACCCAGATCGGATTTTAATCAACGCATCCGACTACGAGGATATTGCCACAGTCGATGCTAAATTGGTGCGTTTTGCTCAAGAAATTAACGGCACACTGCTCACCAACGACTACAATTTATCAAAAGTTGCCAGTGTGCAAAAAGTGCCTGTTTTAAATGTTAACGACTTAGTAAACGCCGTCCGTCCTACTTATTTACCTGGGGACTACCTCGACTTGAAAATTCTCAAAGAAGGTAAAGAACCCAGCCAAGGTATCGGCTATCTCGATGATGGCACAATGGTTGTCGTGGAAGAAGGTAGCAGTTATGTGGGTGGTGAACTGCGAGTGGTAGTTACCAGTGCTTTGCAAACCTCCGCCGGACGCATGATTTTTGCCAAACCCCAAGCTTCAGCCTTGGCGTGA
- a CDS encoding calcium-binding protein, which yields MTTSLQPVADEFVTDPTIVDIKPSPEFNLDTLNEELLSGKVVATDFVRLFTDAAFVESIQLANPPAEVIATTSDTLNDFVIKFAPDVANDPVAFEEFLTASQSLSSSDVLLTSSKTDAQVANATFVKKLFHIIIGTAGNDVLIGKATHDFIFGLDGNDFLFGQGGNDFLFGGNGNDILLGGTGNDLLFGESGNDILFNDAGSDTLIGGTGDDYFFVLDASGSSLLNGESGIDTADYSALGQAITLKSTGTVTKGIGFGTDQLVQVERIFATSSLNDWIDASDATSPTSVTVNLLANSLIVNNVPGLGTLNFTVSSFENVRGTAQNDSITGNNANNILSGGAGNDVFGGSRGNDTINGDAGTDTANYSALGQTIVLGPTGTVVKAGGFGTDQLNGIEIITASLLLGDTIDSSTATGNTSITANLGTNSLIANNVLIGGFNTNLSFTVNNFENVIGTAQNDSITGNSGNNILKGGAGNDVFGGSKGNDTINGDAGTDTANYSALGQTIVLGPTGTVVKAGGFGTDQLNGIEIITASVLLGDTINSSTATGNTTITANLGINSLIVNNVVIGGVAVNLNFTVNNFENVIGTAGGDNLTGNSGNNILSGGGGNDVLRGSKGNDTLNGDAGIDTANYSGLGTSIVLGPTGTVVKAGGFGTDQLNGVETIIASNLLNDTIDSSTATGNTTITANLGTNSLIANNVLIGGFNTNLSFTVSGFENVTGTARNDSITGNTANNVLSGGAGNDVFGGSKGNDTINGDVGTDTANYSALGQTIVLGPTGTVTKAGGFGTDQLNGIEIITASVLLGDTIDSSTATGNTSITANLATNSLTANNVLIGGVNTNLSFTVNNFENVTGTAQNDSISGNAGNNVLKGGAGSDVLLGDAGNDNLIGGSGADVLIGGAGNDQFTFLNPGEGLDIITDFTPGADKIGVSASGFGGGLTAGVLPGLQFFVGISATTASQRFIYNSVTGGLFFDVDGTGAAAQQQIASLIVAPALTANDILVIA from the coding sequence ATGACTACATCTCTTCAACCAGTGGCAGATGAGTTTGTTACAGACCCCACCATTGTGGACATTAAACCCTCACCTGAATTCAACCTTGATACTTTGAATGAGGAATTACTTTCAGGAAAGGTAGTTGCTACTGATTTCGTCCGTTTGTTCACTGATGCAGCTTTTGTGGAATCAATTCAGTTGGCTAACCCGCCAGCCGAAGTTATTGCCACCACTAGCGATACACTTAATGATTTTGTTATCAAGTTTGCTCCTGATGTAGCAAATGATCCAGTTGCTTTCGAGGAATTTTTGACTGCTAGTCAGTCACTGTCTTCAAGTGATGTACTTTTAACTTCTTCAAAGACTGATGCCCAGGTAGCCAATGCTACTTTTGTTAAAAAGCTATTTCACATCATTATTGGCACTGCTGGTAATGATGTTTTGATTGGTAAAGCCACTCATGATTTTATTTTTGGACTGGATGGGAACGATTTCCTATTTGGCCAAGGCGGCAATGACTTCCTTTTTGGCGGCAATGGCAATGATATCTTACTTGGTGGAACTGGTAACGATCTTCTCTTCGGCGAAAGCGGCAACGACATTCTGTTTAATGATGCTGGCAGTGATACCCTCATCGGTGGCACTGGGGATGATTACTTTTTCGTCTTAGATGCCAGTGGCAGCAGCTTACTCAATGGTGAAAGTGGGATTGACACAGCCGATTACAGTGCTTTAGGCCAAGCAATCACCTTGAAGTCCACTGGAACCGTCACCAAAGGCATTGGCTTTGGGACAGACCAACTGGTTCAAGTCGAGAGAATTTTTGCAACTTCATCACTCAACGACTGGATTGATGCTTCTGATGCCACCAGTCCAACCTCAGTAACAGTAAATTTACTGGCTAATTCTCTGATTGTTAACAATGTTCCTGGTTTAGGAACTCTCAACTTCACTGTTAGTAGTTTTGAAAACGTCAGAGGCACAGCTCAAAACGACAGTATTACTGGCAACAACGCTAACAACATCCTGAGTGGAGGTGCTGGTAACGATGTGTTTGGTGGTAGCAGAGGCAATGATACCATCAACGGCGATGCAGGTACTGACACTGCCAACTACAGTGCGCTAGGACAAACCATTGTTCTCGGCCCCACAGGTACTGTTGTCAAAGCAGGTGGATTTGGTACTGACCAATTGAATGGGATTGAAATCATTACCGCTTCTCTGCTACTGGGCGATACAATTGATTCCTCCACAGCAACTGGTAACACAAGCATCACGGCCAATCTGGGAACCAACAGCTTGATAGCAAACAATGTGCTGATTGGTGGCTTTAACACTAACCTTAGTTTCACCGTCAATAACTTTGAGAATGTCATCGGTACTGCTCAGAATGACAGCATTACTGGTAATAGTGGCAACAACATTCTTAAAGGCGGTGCTGGTAACGATGTGTTTGGTGGTAGCAAAGGCAATGATACCATCAACGGCGATGCAGGTACTGACACCGCTAACTACAGTGCGCTAGGACAAACCATTGTTCTCGGCCCCACAGGTACTGTTGTCAAAGCAGGTGGATTTGGTACTGACCAGTTGAATGGGATTGAAATCATCACCGCTTCTGTCCTACTGGGCGATACGATTAATTCTTCCACAGCAACTGGTAACACCACAATTACTGCCAATCTAGGTATCAATAGCTTGATTGTCAACAATGTGGTAATTGGTGGTGTGGCTGTTAACCTCAACTTCACCGTCAATAACTTTGAGAATGTCATCGGTACTGCTGGTGGTGACAACCTGACTGGTAATAGTGGCAACAACATTCTCAGTGGTGGTGGTGGCAATGATGTGTTGCGTGGTAGCAAAGGCAATGACACCCTTAACGGTGATGCCGGCATTGATACCGCCAACTACAGTGGACTGGGAACATCCATCGTTCTCGGCCCCACAGGTACTGTTGTCAAAGCAGGTGGATTTGGTACTGACCAATTGAATGGAGTCGAAACCATCATCGCTTCTAACCTGCTGAACGATACGATTGATTCCTCCACAGCCACCGGGAACACAACCATTACTGCCAATCTGGGAACCAACAGCTTGATAGCAAACAATGTGCTGATTGGTGGCTTTAACACTAACCTCAGCTTCACCGTCAGTGGTTTTGAGAATGTCACAGGTACAGCTCGCAATGACAGCATTACCGGCAATACGGCTAACAACGTTCTTAGTGGTGGTGCAGGTAATGATGTGTTTGGTGGTAGTAAAGGTAATGACACCATCAACGGCGATGTCGGTACTGACACTGCCAATTACAGTGCGCTAGGACAAACCATCGTTCTTGGCCCCACAGGTACTGTCACCAAAGCAGGTGGATTTGGTACTGACCAGTTGAATGGGATTGAAATCATCACTGCTTCCGTCCTACTGGGCGATACAATTGACTCCTCCACAGCTACTGGGAACACAAGCATCACTGCCAATCTGGCAACCAACAGCTTGACAGCAAACAATGTGCTGATTGGTGGCGTTAACACTAACCTCAGCTTCACCGTCAACAATTTCGAGAATGTCACAGGTACTGCTCAGAATGACAGTATTAGTGGCAATGCTGGCAACAACGTTCTTAAGGGCGGTGCTGGCAGTGATGTCTTATTAGGTGACGCTGGTAATGATAATCTTATCGGTGGTAGTGGTGCTGATGTTTTAATTGGCGGTGCTGGCAACGATCAGTTCACCTTCTTAAATCCTGGGGAAGGTTTAGATATCATCACTGATTTTACTCCTGGTGCTGATAAGATTGGGGTTTCTGCCTCTGGTTTTGGTGGTGGTTTAACAGCTGGTGTACTTCCAGGTCTTCAGTTCTTTGTGGGTATCTCTGCAACAACCGCTTCTCAACGCTTTATCTATAATTCTGTGACGGGTGGATTGTTCTTTGACGTTGATGGTACTGGTGCTGCGGCACAACAGCAAATTGCTAGCCTCATCGTTGCTCCAGCCTTAACAGCCAATGACATCCTGGTTATTGCTTAA